A genomic region of Gemmata massiliana contains the following coding sequences:
- a CDS encoding zinc-binding metallopeptidase family protein — translation MKVFHCDHCDHLVFFESVHCVRCEHPLAYLPDLGVTGSLDSLGDGLWKSPLARAEGKTYRLCRNYTEHNVCNWALSADDDNPYCLSCRLTRVIPDLAPTGNKEAWFKLEIAKRRLLYTLLALKLPIASKQDQDATGLAFEFLADPTDPDAPAVLTGHSNGLITVNIAEADDAERERRRHQMREPYRTVLGHFRHEIGHYYWDVLVKDGPVLDRFRELFGDEREDYGQALDRYYKTGAPPDWQERFISAYATAHSWEDWAETWAHYLHMTDTLETAIGCGLSVKPKRVGEPVMKPETKVVTPTPSAFEAMLSDWHALTYVLNNLNRGLGLVDGYPFVISAPVIEKLRFVHEVVSAPTSVKTTVTAPI, via the coding sequence ATGAAGGTCTTCCATTGCGATCACTGCGATCACCTCGTTTTCTTCGAGAGCGTCCACTGTGTCCGCTGTGAGCACCCGCTCGCCTATCTACCGGATTTGGGGGTAACAGGATCGCTCGATAGTCTTGGGGACGGTTTGTGGAAGTCACCACTCGCCCGAGCCGAGGGGAAGACGTATCGGCTCTGCCGAAACTACACCGAGCACAACGTCTGCAACTGGGCGCTGTCCGCGGACGATGACAACCCGTACTGCCTGTCTTGTCGGTTAACCCGCGTTATTCCCGACCTGGCGCCGACCGGAAACAAAGAGGCGTGGTTCAAACTCGAAATCGCCAAGCGACGCCTGCTCTACACACTACTCGCACTCAAGTTGCCGATCGCGAGCAAACAGGATCAGGACGCGACCGGGCTGGCGTTCGAGTTCCTCGCTGATCCGACCGATCCGGACGCGCCCGCGGTGCTGACCGGTCACAGTAACGGCCTGATTACTGTTAACATCGCCGAAGCGGACGACGCCGAACGCGAGCGCCGACGGCACCAGATGCGGGAGCCATACCGAACCGTACTGGGCCACTTCCGTCACGAGATCGGCCACTACTACTGGGACGTACTCGTCAAAGACGGCCCGGTTCTCGATCGCTTCCGCGAGCTGTTCGGCGACGAGCGCGAGGACTACGGCCAGGCGCTCGACCGCTACTACAAAACCGGCGCGCCCCCGGATTGGCAGGAACGCTTCATTTCCGCCTACGCGACCGCGCACTCCTGGGAAGATTGGGCCGAAACATGGGCACACTACCTGCACATGACCGATACGCTTGAAACGGCTATCGGTTGCGGGTTATCGGTGAAGCCAAAGCGAGTAGGCGAGCCGGTGATGAAGCCGGAAACGAAGGTGGTCACTCCCACGCCGTCCGCGTTCGAGGCGATGCTCAGCGACTGGCACGCGCTCACCTACGTTCTGAACAACCTCAACCGCGGACTGGGACTGGTCGACGGTTACCCGTTTGTGATTTCGGCTCCGGTTATCGAGAAGTTGCGGTTCGTACACGAAGTGGTGTCGGCTCCGACCAGCGTTAAAACGACTGTTACGGCCCCGATCTAG
- a CDS encoding transglutaminase family protein, with product MGIRVALHHVTKYTYDRPVTLMPHVVRLRPAPHARTPVPSYSLTIEPTPHFLNWQQDPYSNYLARLVFPKPVSELVVTVDLIADLTPINPFDFFIEEYAQEYPFQYETALSRELAPYLETLSAGPLLQKLIDGTRQTGVKMNDYLVGLNRLVQQQVSYVIRMEPGVQAPEETLELGRGSCRDSAWLLVQLARHLGLAARFVSGYLIQLVADEKPLEGPEGPSADFTDLHAWAEVYVPGAGWVGLDPTSGLMTAEGHIPLACTADPQSAAPVTGSFSWTKRDEDDEVVEGFDFRMSIKRIDEAPRVTKPYTEPQWDAINALGTRIDADLREWDVRLTMGGEPTFVSVDDRDAPEWNVAALGPQKRRQAVTLLKRLRDKFAPGALLHFGQGKWYPGEQLPRWALGCYWRTDGQPIWTDPHLVAEEDHPYGFGAEDAARFAAVLAEKLGVDPKYAIPGYEDVWYYMWRERRLPANVDPLNNKLDSPEDRARLAKVFEQKLGSAVGTLLPLRKAFGPGSPWESGPWFIRAENLFLIPGDSPMGYRLPLDSLPWELPSARQFVEERDPFAPRGPLPMHPIGPAIPAGLARTAPDSPLDVWGRPTGAHDGRHRRPFGSFLPSSNGSAHSPAPSNVVRTALCVEPRNGKLHVFMPPARFVEDYLELVAAIESTAAELDRPVLIEGYKPPHDHRVNHFSITPDPGVIEANMHPASSWDELVHITTTLYEEARQSRLCTEKFMLDGRHTGTGGGNHVVIGGPTPADSPILRRPDLLKSLVGFWHNHPSLSYLFSGLFIGPTSQHPRVDEARHDALRELEIAFGQVRAGGNPPAWLVDRLFRHLLTDLTGNTHRAEFCIDKLFSPDTAEGRRGLLELRSFEMPPHARMSCAQMLLMRSLVAWFWRKPYEHKLVRWGTALHDKFMLPHFVHEDFTDALDELRAHGGYAIDPAWFTPHVEFRFPVLGTATSRGVNLELRTAIEPWHVLGEEPSGGGASRYVDSSVERVQVKVRGLTDPRHILTCNGRRVPLHPTGTNGEFVAGVRYRAWQPPSCLHPTIPVHAPLVFDVLDTWNDRSIGGCTYHVAHPGGRALEDFPVNALAAESRRIARFFAFGHTPGPVSVPPEEPDAEFPFTLDLRRPESAQYRAPARDKESAVFGRVSIDAVE from the coding sequence ATGGGCATCCGCGTAGCTCTCCACCACGTCACCAAGTACACCTACGACCGCCCGGTGACGCTCATGCCGCACGTCGTGCGGCTGCGCCCGGCGCCCCACGCGCGGACTCCGGTCCCGAGCTACTCGCTCACGATCGAACCCACTCCGCACTTCCTGAACTGGCAGCAAGACCCCTACAGCAACTACCTCGCGCGGCTTGTGTTCCCGAAGCCGGTTTCTGAACTGGTCGTCACCGTCGATCTGATTGCCGATCTCACGCCGATCAACCCGTTCGATTTCTTCATCGAAGAGTACGCGCAGGAGTACCCGTTCCAGTACGAAACGGCGCTCAGCCGGGAACTCGCGCCGTACCTCGAAACGCTCTCCGCCGGACCGCTGTTGCAGAAGCTGATTGATGGTACGCGACAGACGGGCGTGAAGATGAACGACTACCTGGTCGGGCTGAACCGGCTCGTCCAGCAGCAAGTCTCTTACGTCATTCGGATGGAGCCCGGGGTGCAGGCGCCCGAAGAAACGCTCGAACTCGGGCGCGGGTCGTGTCGTGATTCGGCGTGGCTACTTGTGCAACTCGCGCGGCATCTGGGGCTCGCGGCGCGGTTCGTTTCGGGCTATCTGATTCAACTCGTCGCCGACGAGAAGCCGTTGGAAGGTCCGGAAGGACCGAGCGCCGACTTCACCGACCTCCACGCTTGGGCCGAAGTCTATGTGCCTGGGGCAGGGTGGGTCGGGTTGGACCCCACTTCCGGGTTGATGACTGCAGAGGGGCACATTCCGCTCGCGTGCACCGCCGATCCACAGTCTGCAGCGCCCGTAACCGGTTCGTTCTCCTGGACCAAGCGCGACGAAGACGACGAGGTCGTGGAGGGGTTCGACTTCCGCATGTCGATCAAGCGGATCGACGAGGCTCCGCGAGTTACGAAGCCGTACACCGAACCGCAATGGGACGCGATCAACGCACTAGGTACGCGCATCGATGCCGATCTCCGCGAGTGGGACGTGCGACTCACGATGGGCGGGGAGCCGACGTTTGTCAGCGTCGATGATCGGGACGCGCCGGAGTGGAACGTCGCCGCTCTCGGGCCGCAGAAGCGGCGCCAAGCCGTCACACTGCTGAAGCGGCTCCGTGACAAGTTCGCCCCCGGCGCGTTGCTGCACTTCGGGCAGGGGAAGTGGTACCCGGGCGAACAACTCCCGCGCTGGGCGCTCGGGTGTTATTGGCGCACCGACGGTCAGCCGATCTGGACCGACCCGCACCTCGTGGCCGAAGAGGACCATCCCTACGGCTTCGGTGCCGAAGACGCGGCCCGGTTCGCCGCGGTGCTGGCCGAGAAGCTGGGCGTCGACCCGAAGTACGCGATCCCGGGGTACGAGGACGTCTGGTACTACATGTGGCGCGAGCGCCGGTTGCCAGCGAACGTCGATCCACTGAACAACAAACTCGACAGCCCCGAAGATCGCGCGCGACTGGCAAAAGTGTTCGAGCAAAAGCTCGGTAGCGCGGTCGGGACGTTGTTACCGCTGCGTAAGGCATTTGGGCCGGGTTCGCCGTGGGAAAGTGGCCCGTGGTTTATTCGCGCTGAGAACCTGTTTCTCATTCCCGGCGACAGCCCGATGGGGTACCGGTTGCCGCTCGATTCCCTACCGTGGGAACTGCCTTCGGCCCGACAGTTCGTGGAAGAACGCGATCCGTTTGCCCCACGCGGGCCGTTGCCGATGCATCCCATTGGCCCCGCGATTCCGGCCGGCCTCGCGCGCACTGCACCCGACTCACCGCTCGACGTTTGGGGGCGCCCGACGGGGGCTCACGACGGCCGTCACCGTCGCCCTTTTGGGTCTTTCCTGCCATCAAGTAATGGCAGCGCTCACAGCCCGGCTCCGAGCAACGTGGTCCGCACCGCGCTCTGTGTCGAACCGCGAAACGGCAAACTGCACGTGTTCATGCCGCCGGCCCGCTTCGTGGAGGATTACCTCGAACTCGTCGCCGCGATCGAATCAACAGCCGCCGAACTCGACCGACCCGTACTCATCGAGGGGTACAAGCCGCCACACGACCACCGAGTGAATCACTTCTCGATCACGCCCGATCCCGGTGTGATCGAAGCGAATATGCACCCGGCGAGTTCCTGGGACGAACTCGTTCACATCACCACCACGCTCTACGAGGAAGCGCGGCAATCTCGGCTGTGTACCGAGAAGTTCATGCTCGACGGCCGGCACACCGGGACCGGCGGTGGGAACCACGTTGTGATCGGCGGCCCCACGCCCGCGGACAGTCCGATTTTGCGCCGCCCGGACCTGCTCAAGAGCCTCGTCGGGTTCTGGCACAACCACCCGTCGCTATCGTACCTGTTTAGCGGGCTGTTCATCGGCCCCACGAGCCAACACCCGCGTGTGGACGAGGCGCGACACGATGCGCTCCGCGAACTGGAGATTGCGTTCGGACAAGTACGAGCTGGTGGGAATCCTCCCGCGTGGCTCGTCGATCGCTTGTTCCGGCACCTGCTCACCGACCTGACCGGCAACACACACCGCGCCGAGTTCTGCATCGACAAGCTCTTCAGCCCGGACACGGCGGAGGGCCGGCGCGGGCTGTTGGAATTGCGGTCGTTCGAGATGCCGCCGCACGCGCGGATGAGCTGCGCCCAGATGCTGCTGATGCGGTCGCTCGTCGCGTGGTTCTGGCGCAAACCGTATGAGCACAAACTCGTGCGTTGGGGAACCGCGCTGCACGATAAGTTCATGCTACCGCACTTTGTCCATGAGGACTTTACGGACGCACTGGACGAACTCCGGGCGCATGGCGGTTACGCGATCGATCCCGCGTGGTTCACGCCGCACGTGGAGTTCCGCTTCCCGGTCCTCGGCACCGCCACGAGCCGCGGCGTAAACCTGGAACTCCGGACCGCGATCGAACCCTGGCACGTACTCGGGGAGGAGCCAAGTGGTGGGGGCGCGAGCCGGTACGTCGATTCGTCGGTCGAGCGGGTTCAGGTGAAGGTGCGCGGGCTGACCGATCCGCGTCACATTCTGACGTGTAACGGCCGTCGCGTTCCGCTGCACCCGACTGGAACGAACGGGGAATTCGTCGCGGGCGTTCGGTACCGCGCGTGGCAGCCCCCGAGCTGCTTGCACCCGACGATCCCCGTTCATGCCCCACTCGTCTTCGACGTTTTGGACACTTGGAATGACCGGAGCATCGGCGGCTGCACGTATCACGTTGCGCACCCGGGCGGGCGGGCGCTCGAAGACTTCCCGGTAAACGCACTCGCGGCCGAGAGCCGACGGATCGCCCGATTCTTCGCGTTCGGCCACACGCCCGGCCCAGTAAGCGTGCCGCCGGAGGAGCCGGACGCTGAGTTCCCATTCACACTTGATTTGCGCCGGCCTGAATCGGCACAATATCGGGCGCCGGCTCGGGATAAAGAATCGGCGGTCTTCGGCCGCGTGTCAATTGATGCGGTAGAATGA
- a CDS encoding circularly permuted type 2 ATP-grasp protein, with protein MSDHRSYEPTDTHTPPGADPRSGYEAPTGFDEAIDRNGKSRPHWAKFFGSLQELGPIEMARRWREAKDLIRENGVTYNVYGDPDGIARPWQLDPIPLLIPNIEAAALEHGLVQRAQLLELVLADLYGPQWLLKDGVLPPELVVPNPGFLRPVHGVRVPGGRYLHLYAANLGRGSDGNWRVIGDRTQAPSGAGYALENRIVMTRTLPEAFRDCRVNRLALFFQTVRDTLRSLAPRNKDNPRVVLLTPGPYNETYFEHAYLARYLGYTLVEGGDLTVRDNRVFLKVLGGLQPVEVIFRRLDDDFCDPLELRPDSFLGVPGLVHAVRSGNVAVANALGTGLLETPALPAFLPRLCRTLLGEELLLDSVPTWWCGDPESLRYVLDHLADLVIKPAFPASRMEPEFPADLSTTQRAALAARIRNRPRDFVAQERIDLSATPVLDGNRLVPRKLVVRSYLAADSRGSFAFMPGGLTRVSASSDTTVVSMQRGGGSKDTWVLADTEVSDFSLLPAAGYRVALTRSGGDLPSRAADNLFWLGRYAERAEGLTRLLRGIVVRLTERSGLVDSPELPSLFAALAAQGDHKPLRVNTSDDPFARVLPAVFAASDSNSLVSVVRCVRLVASVVRDLISLDMWRVVNTLSALPGELTPDTDDDEPTPADVLDLLNRTVTTLAAFGGLVSESMTRGEGWRFLDMGRKLERAMYLIGLLRATLVTPAEHEGPVLDAVLEVVDSGMTYRRRYLSSLRAEAVLDLVVEDETSPRSLATQLAALVDDVDHLPRPVGGGRSPEQRFALAALGSVRLAEPERLAVVEDGVRPGLRDLLNHVGGWLPILSDAITQQYLSHLQTSRHMATPDPIRRTGADSGEPL; from the coding sequence ATGTCCGACCACCGTTCATACGAGCCGACCGACACCCATACCCCACCGGGCGCTGATCCCCGGTCGGGGTACGAGGCGCCGACCGGTTTCGATGAAGCGATTGACCGCAACGGGAAATCCCGCCCCCACTGGGCGAAATTCTTTGGTTCGCTGCAAGAACTCGGGCCGATCGAGATGGCCCGGCGGTGGCGGGAAGCGAAAGACCTGATCCGCGAAAACGGTGTCACTTACAACGTTTACGGCGACCCCGATGGCATTGCCCGCCCCTGGCAACTCGATCCGATCCCGCTCCTCATTCCGAACATCGAAGCTGCGGCCCTCGAACACGGACTCGTTCAGCGGGCGCAGCTCTTAGAACTTGTCCTCGCTGATCTCTACGGCCCGCAATGGCTCCTGAAAGACGGTGTACTTCCGCCGGAACTAGTCGTTCCGAACCCTGGATTCCTCCGGCCGGTTCACGGGGTGCGAGTTCCCGGCGGAAGGTACCTCCACCTCTACGCGGCGAACCTCGGGCGTGGGTCCGATGGGAACTGGCGGGTGATCGGGGACCGCACGCAAGCTCCCTCCGGTGCCGGGTACGCGCTCGAAAACCGCATCGTGATGACGCGGACGCTCCCGGAAGCGTTCCGCGATTGTCGGGTGAACCGGTTGGCTCTGTTCTTCCAGACCGTGCGCGACACGCTCCGGTCGCTCGCGCCGCGGAACAAGGACAACCCGCGGGTCGTACTCCTCACCCCCGGGCCGTACAACGAGACGTACTTCGAGCACGCCTACCTCGCACGGTACCTCGGGTACACGCTCGTCGAGGGCGGCGACCTCACGGTGCGTGACAACCGCGTTTTCCTCAAAGTGCTCGGCGGGTTGCAACCGGTAGAAGTAATCTTCCGCCGGCTGGACGACGATTTCTGCGACCCGCTCGAACTGCGTCCGGATTCCTTCTTGGGGGTGCCGGGGCTCGTGCACGCTGTCCGGAGCGGTAACGTCGCGGTGGCGAACGCTCTCGGCACCGGGTTACTGGAAACTCCGGCGCTTCCCGCGTTCCTTCCGCGCTTGTGCCGAACGCTGTTGGGTGAGGAACTGCTCCTCGACTCCGTACCCACGTGGTGGTGCGGTGACCCGGAATCTCTTCGCTACGTGCTCGATCACTTGGCCGATCTCGTCATCAAACCGGCGTTCCCGGCGAGCCGGATGGAGCCGGAGTTCCCGGCCGATCTGTCCACAACCCAGCGCGCGGCTCTTGCAGCCCGAATTCGGAACCGCCCCCGCGATTTCGTTGCGCAAGAGCGCATCGACTTGTCCGCGACGCCCGTTCTGGACGGGAACCGGCTCGTTCCCCGGAAGCTGGTCGTCCGGTCGTACCTCGCCGCCGATTCCCGGGGCAGTTTCGCGTTCATGCCGGGCGGACTGACGCGCGTTAGTGCTTCGTCCGACACGACCGTCGTGTCGATGCAGCGCGGGGGCGGGAGCAAGGACACCTGGGTGCTCGCGGACACCGAGGTGAGCGACTTCAGTTTGCTCCCGGCCGCGGGGTACCGAGTCGCGCTAACGCGGTCCGGCGGTGATCTGCCGAGCCGCGCCGCGGACAACTTGTTTTGGCTCGGGCGGTACGCGGAACGCGCCGAAGGGCTGACGCGGCTGCTCCGCGGGATCGTGGTTCGGTTGACCGAGCGGTCCGGCTTGGTCGACAGCCCGGAGCTGCCCTCGCTTTTCGCTGCTCTTGCGGCACAGGGCGATCACAAGCCGCTTCGCGTGAACACGTCGGACGATCCGTTCGCCCGCGTGCTCCCGGCGGTGTTCGCCGCATCGGACTCGAACAGCCTCGTGTCCGTCGTTCGGTGCGTTCGACTCGTGGCCTCGGTCGTTCGGGATCTGATCTCGCTCGATATGTGGCGCGTGGTCAACACTTTGAGTGCGCTTCCGGGAGAACTCACCCCCGACACAGATGACGACGAACCGACTCCGGCCGATGTGCTCGACCTGTTGAACCGAACCGTCACCACCCTGGCCGCGTTCGGCGGACTCGTTTCCGAGAGCATGACCCGCGGGGAAGGGTGGCGGTTCCTGGACATGGGGCGCAAGCTGGAACGGGCGATGTACCTGATCGGGTTGCTGCGGGCGACGCTCGTGACGCCGGCTGAGCACGAAGGGCCGGTGCTCGACGCGGTGCTGGAAGTTGTGGACAGCGGGATGACCTACCGGCGCCGGTACCTGAGCAGCCTTCGCGCGGAGGCCGTACTCGATTTGGTCGTCGAGGACGAAACGAGCCCGCGCTCACTGGCCACACAACTCGCGGCGCTGGTGGATGATGTGGATCACTTACCGCGTCCGGTGGGAGGGGGGCGCTCGCCGGAACAGCGGTTCGCGCTGGCCGCACTCGGGTCCGTGCGATTGGCCGAACCGGAGCGCCTCGCGGTGGTTGAAGACGGTGTGCGTCCCGGACTGAGAGACTTGCTCAACCACGTGGGCGGGTGGCTCCCGATCCTGTCCGACGCGATCACACAGCAGTACCTCAGCCACCTTCAGACTTCGCGCCACATGGCGACTCCCGACCCGATTCGCCGGACCGGGGCCGACTCGGGAGAGCCGCTGTGA
- a CDS encoding polysaccharide biosynthesis/export family protein — translation MAIRTRTFGALGLMILVTTGCSTVGESLGFSTPTNPLSKNAKAVRDTAPVPAPVPRELAMSLLSAHVVEAGDTLLVQPVELDAPVRLPPDQPVQPDGTIDLGQYGRPVVAGKTLPEVEVVVRDTVAAKEKKAVPMTVRLLARPGKVFYVLGEVNAPGAFPVTGHDTVLSAITQAGGPTRRASLQNIIVARPSLPDGCRTVLPVCYTNIVQLGDTSTNYQLLPGDRIFVPSKGTFEDLFGGYFKRGGPCDGPQVSCFSGNCNPACGGLPTVPVPTP, via the coding sequence ATGGCAATTCGCACGCGGACCTTCGGCGCCCTCGGCCTAATGATACTCGTTACAACCGGGTGCTCGACCGTGGGCGAATCGCTCGGGTTCAGCACACCGACCAATCCTCTTAGTAAGAACGCGAAGGCCGTGCGCGACACGGCCCCCGTTCCCGCGCCGGTGCCACGTGAACTCGCGATGTCGTTGCTCTCTGCTCACGTAGTTGAAGCCGGCGACACGTTGCTCGTGCAACCAGTGGAACTCGATGCCCCGGTCCGACTCCCGCCGGATCAGCCGGTGCAGCCCGACGGGACCATCGACCTCGGCCAATACGGGCGCCCCGTAGTCGCGGGGAAAACGCTGCCAGAAGTCGAAGTGGTAGTACGCGACACGGTCGCGGCGAAGGAAAAGAAGGCCGTGCCCATGACGGTTCGGCTACTCGCGCGCCCGGGGAAAGTGTTCTACGTGCTCGGCGAAGTGAACGCTCCCGGTGCGTTCCCGGTCACGGGGCACGATACCGTGCTCTCGGCGATCACGCAGGCGGGCGGGCCGACGCGCCGGGCGTCGCTGCAAAACATCATCGTCGCCCGCCCCTCGCTTCCCGACGGGTGTAGGACTGTGTTGCCGGTGTGCTACACGAACATTGTGCAGCTCGGCGACACTTCGACGAACTACCAGCTTTTGCCAGGTGACCGGATCTTCGTGCCGAGCAAGGGGACGTTTGAAGACCTCTTCGGGGGCTACTTCAAGCGCGGCGGACCGTGCGACGGCCCGCAAGTGTCCTGCTTCAGTGGCAACTGCAACCCGGCTTGCGGCGGACTACCTACGGTTCCTGTTCCGACGCCGTAA
- a CDS encoding transglutaminase family protein, giving the protein MTRYAITHVTTYEYTESVSLCQNVAHLFVRECSRQQSEPSILSISPGPAVIEERVDYFGNPVHYFTIQEPHRELTVRVEHRIAVEPPPDIVPGATPAWERVRDRLGHDRATDWFDAYQFMFDSRFAAADPRYAEFAAVSFTPGRSILDAALHLVNRIHTGFVYDPRATTVTTPVAEVFEKRRGVCQDFAHLLLACLRSLGLAARYVSGYLSTLPPPGRPRLIGADATHAWVSLFCGDYGWVDLDPTNDQIPQERHILLAWGRDYDDVSPLKGVILGGGQHAIKVSVDVAVEDD; this is encoded by the coding sequence GTGACGCGCTACGCGATTACGCACGTCACCACCTACGAGTACACCGAATCGGTTTCGCTCTGCCAGAACGTCGCGCACCTGTTCGTCCGGGAATGCTCCCGGCAGCAATCCGAGCCATCAATTCTGTCGATTTCGCCTGGCCCGGCCGTGATCGAGGAGCGCGTCGATTACTTCGGTAACCCGGTCCACTACTTCACTATTCAGGAACCGCACCGCGAATTAACGGTGCGCGTGGAGCACAGGATCGCAGTAGAACCGCCTCCGGACATTGTTCCGGGCGCGACGCCCGCGTGGGAGCGCGTCCGGGACCGGTTGGGGCACGACCGCGCCACGGACTGGTTCGATGCGTACCAGTTCATGTTCGATTCCCGGTTCGCTGCGGCCGATCCGCGGTACGCCGAGTTCGCCGCCGTTTCGTTCACACCTGGGCGCTCGATTTTGGACGCGGCCCTCCACCTCGTGAACCGGATTCACACCGGCTTCGTGTACGATCCGCGGGCTACCACCGTGACAACTCCGGTCGCGGAAGTGTTCGAGAAGCGCCGCGGGGTATGCCAGGATTTCGCACACTTGCTACTCGCGTGCCTCCGGTCCCTCGGGTTGGCGGCGCGGTATGTCAGCGGGTACCTGTCCACACTGCCGCCCCCGGGGCGCCCGCGCCTCATCGGTGCGGACGCGACCCACGCCTGGGTGAGCTTGTTCTGTGGCGATTACGGGTGGGTGGACCTGGACCCGACGAACGACCAGATCCCGCAGGAGCGGCACATTCTGCTCGCCTGGGGGCGGGACTACGACGACGTAAGCCCGCTTAAGGGAGTGATTCTTGGCGGCGGGCAGCACGCCATCAAAGTGTCCGTCGATGTTGCCGTTGAGGACGACTAG